Proteins encoded together in one Fimbriimonadia bacterium window:
- a CDS encoding DUF4397 domain-containing protein — protein sequence MNRFVRMISALTLAVGLTVAALASNASLYVVHGINGGDLGLDEALPVDVYVNDSLAIPGFTFKAVVGPLSLPAGSYDIAIKLANTDITVIEATVPFASGENATVIAHLTEGGAPTASKFTNNVSLPGFFRSRVIVHHTAAAPAVDVYLKRLPFFSPLVVQDFANGEQASALIGSGIYRLWLTPAGTTTPVLGPATALFIPRTTYLVYAVGTINDTRNSLDLIVIPVKFGR from the coding sequence ATGAATCGTTTCGTTCGCATGATCAGCGCGCTGACGCTTGCGGTCGGGCTGACCGTGGCGGCACTTGCCAGCAACGCGTCTCTCTATGTCGTTCACGGCATCAATGGCGGAGACCTCGGGCTAGACGAGGCTCTGCCCGTCGACGTTTATGTGAACGATAGCCTGGCAATACCTGGCTTCACCTTCAAGGCGGTGGTTGGTCCGCTGTCGCTGCCTGCGGGTTCTTACGATATAGCCATCAAGCTCGCAAACACCGACATCACTGTCATCGAGGCGACGGTTCCGTTCGCTTCGGGTGAGAACGCCACAGTGATCGCGCACCTAACTGAAGGTGGCGCACCAACCGCATCTAAGTTTACGAACAACGTTTCGCTTCCGGGTTTCTTCCGGAGCCGTGTTATCGTCCACCACACCGCGGCTGCTCCTGCAGTGGACGTATATCTGAAGCGCCTTCCCTTCTTCAGCCCGCTCGTCGTTCAGGACTTCGCGAACGGCGAGCAGGCTTCTGCGCTCATAGGCTCGGGCATCTACCGGCTGTGGCTGACTCCCGCTGGGACCACGACTCCCGTACTCGGTCCGGCCACCGCGCTGTTCATTCCTCGCACGACGTATCTCGTGTACGCTGTTGGCACAATCAACGACACGCGCAACTCGCTCGACCTGATCGTCATCCCGGTCAAATTCGGGCGCTAG
- a CDS encoding DUF2993 domain-containing protein: MKLSAGQCEVRLTGVVLDNGLTLDEVVVETGDVSYEADRLTFVLPGRATISARMSAESIVSFVVENSPDAVQDLQVVLQDGTVKVSARMQGLLPLGVEAVGSLEVVQGTQIAFHPSSVRVAGMGAPDALVERVLESVNPLLDVSALPFPVQLQRVEVTPREVRVQASGGPIRISRSAT; encoded by the coding sequence ATGAAGCTATCCGCTGGACAATGCGAAGTCAGGCTGACCGGAGTAGTCCTGGACAACGGCCTCACCCTGGACGAAGTCGTAGTCGAGACCGGCGACGTGAGTTATGAGGCCGACCGCCTAACCTTCGTGCTGCCTGGCCGAGCCACGATCTCGGCGCGCATGTCAGCCGAGTCCATCGTGAGTTTCGTGGTAGAGAACTCGCCTGATGCCGTGCAGGACCTGCAGGTAGTGTTGCAGGACGGAACGGTCAAAGTCTCGGCGAGGATGCAGGGGCTGCTGCCGCTGGGGGTCGAGGCGGTCGGCAGCCTGGAAGTCGTGCAAGGGACGCAGATCGCGTTTCACCCAAGCTCCGTGCGAGTGGCCGGCATGGGCGCGCCGGACGCGCTCGTCGAGCGAGTGTTGGAGAGCGTGAACCCGCTGCTCGACGTGTCGGCACTGCCCTTCCCCGTTCAGCTGCAGCGCGTGGAAGTGACGCCACGTGAGGTGCGTGTGCAGGCGTCCGGTGGGCCGATTCGGATTTCAAGAAGCGCTACTTGA